The Polycladomyces subterraneus genome contains a region encoding:
- a CDS encoding genetic competence negative regulator yields the protein MRVERLGRDKVRFYLSMDDLLDRGINKEDMWRDIPKVHELFNDMMEQAYQELGFEIAGPVAVEVFALPTQGMVVVVTRGRTPETDDDLDVDDMYELEVTLEESEQIIFRFSDFEDLIQAAIRLQSLIREGGKVYAYQNQYFLVFDEEIQTDNLQAVIAILTEFGEPSTVTEHMLAEYGKPVMTQHAIEQLIRYFG from the coding sequence ATGCGCGTCGAGCGTTTAGGGCGTGACAAGGTCCGCTTCTACTTATCCATGGACGATCTACTAGATCGTGGGATCAACAAGGAGGACATGTGGCGAGATATCCCCAAGGTGCACGAACTGTTCAACGACATGATGGAACAGGCGTATCAGGAGCTGGGGTTCGAGATTGCGGGGCCTGTGGCGGTAGAAGTGTTTGCCCTTCCGACGCAGGGGATGGTGGTTGTCGTCACCCGCGGTCGTACCCCTGAGACCGATGACGATCTCGATGTGGACGACATGTATGAGTTAGAAGTAACGCTGGAGGAAAGTGAGCAGATCATTTTCCGCTTTTCCGATTTCGAAGACCTCATTCAGGCGGCGATCCGCTTGCAGTCTTTGATCCGCGAGGGCGGCAAAGTGTATGCTTACCAGAATCAATACTTCCTCGTATTTGACGAAGAAATCCAAACGGATAATTTGCAAGCCGTCATCGCCATTCTGACCGAATTCGGAGAACCTTCCACGGTGACCGAACATATGTTGGCTGAATACGGAAAACCGGTGATGACGCAACATGCGATCGAGCAATTGATCCGCTATTTTGGTTAA
- a CDS encoding PIG-L deacetylase family protein: protein MKRTALLLFAHPDDETFTCGGTIAKYAKDPGVQIVLYCATRGEAGKVGDPPLCRPEELGDVREIELARAAEILGIDTVIQRNFGDGKLSHLPGEVLVKDILQVVEKVRPDVIVTFPPEGISGHADHRALHQAVVQACDHVKNRLNFKLYYVVIPQSAVHEGGPIYTTPDDEITTSIDVTANRQAIMEALRQHRTQHLSIERVFPGVLAGDWQRLRTTEYYQLAMQNGRWLLRPDWKETGWW from the coding sequence ATGAAGCGAACAGCTTTACTTCTATTTGCCCATCCCGATGACGAAACATTTACATGTGGCGGTACGATCGCTAAATATGCCAAAGACCCTGGTGTGCAAATCGTGCTATATTGTGCCACGAGAGGCGAAGCTGGCAAGGTGGGAGATCCTCCCTTATGCCGTCCCGAAGAGCTAGGGGATGTGCGCGAAATCGAATTGGCACGCGCAGCGGAAATTCTCGGCATCGATACAGTCATCCAACGGAATTTCGGCGACGGGAAGCTGTCTCACTTACCTGGGGAAGTGTTGGTCAAGGATATTTTGCAGGTAGTGGAGAAAGTCCGCCCTGACGTCATCGTCACTTTCCCGCCTGAAGGCATCTCGGGCCATGCCGACCACCGCGCATTGCACCAAGCTGTCGTGCAAGCCTGTGATCATGTGAAAAACCGCCTGAATTTCAAATTGTACTATGTGGTCATCCCCCAATCAGCAGTACATGAAGGGGGACCCATTTACACCACACCTGACGATGAAATCACCACATCGATCGATGTGACGGCCAACCGACAGGCGATAATGGAAGCATTGCGCCAACACCGTACCCAGCACTTATCCATCGAACGCGTGTTTCCAGGCGTGTTGGCCGGAGACTGGCAACGACTGCGCACGACGGAATATTATCAACTGGCAATGCAAAACGGTCGTTGGCTGTTACGACCGGATTGGAAGGAAACAGGTTGGTGGTGA
- a CDS encoding Glu/Leu/Phe/Val family dehydrogenase codes for MGQQSERTNESVESKENLDVLASTQIVIKQALEKLGYPEHVYELLKEPLRVLTVRIPVRMDDGSVKVFTGYRAQHNDAVGPTKGGVRFHPDVTENEVKALSIWMSLKAGIVDLPYGGGKGGIVCDPRQMSFRELERLSRGYVRAISQIVGPTKDIPAPDVFTNSQIMAWMMDEYSRIREFDSPGFITGKPLVLGGSRGRETATAKGVTIMIREAAKRRNLDLKNARVVIQGFGNAGSFLAKFMSDAGAKIIGISDAYGGLYDENGLDIDYLLDRRDSFGTVTKLFKDTITNQELLELDCDILVPAAVENQITASNAHRIRADIVVEAANGPTTLEATRILHERGILLVPDVLASAGGVTVSYFEWVQNNQGYYWSEEEVERKLEEIMVKAFENVYHTAQSRNVDMRLAAYMVGVRKMAEASRFRGWV; via the coding sequence ATGGGACAACAGTCTGAAAGGACCAACGAATCTGTGGAATCGAAAGAAAACCTCGACGTACTCGCATCCACGCAGATCGTGATCAAACAGGCGCTGGAAAAGTTGGGTTATCCGGAGCATGTTTACGAACTGTTGAAGGAGCCCTTGCGCGTGTTGACGGTCCGGATTCCGGTACGGATGGACGATGGTTCCGTCAAGGTGTTTACCGGCTATCGCGCACAGCACAACGACGCGGTCGGTCCAACCAAGGGAGGTGTGCGCTTTCACCCGGATGTAACGGAAAATGAAGTGAAAGCGCTTTCGATTTGGATGAGTCTGAAAGCAGGGATTGTCGATCTGCCGTATGGTGGTGGGAAAGGTGGTATAGTCTGCGATCCGCGGCAGATGTCCTTCCGTGAATTGGAACGGCTTTCACGCGGCTATGTGCGGGCGATCAGCCAAATTGTAGGTCCGACAAAAGATATTCCCGCGCCGGATGTGTTTACCAACTCGCAGATCATGGCGTGGATGATGGATGAATACAGCCGAATCCGTGAATTTGACTCCCCAGGATTCATTACCGGCAAACCGCTCGTGCTGGGTGGATCTCGAGGCAGGGAGACAGCGACGGCCAAAGGCGTGACGATCATGATTCGTGAAGCGGCCAAGAGGCGCAACCTGGACCTCAAAAACGCCAGGGTCGTGATCCAAGGATTCGGCAATGCTGGTAGCTTCCTCGCGAAGTTTATGAGTGATGCCGGGGCTAAGATTATCGGTATTTCTGATGCCTACGGCGGGTTGTATGATGAAAACGGTTTGGATATCGATTATCTCCTCGATCGTCGGGACTCGTTCGGCACGGTAACCAAGCTGTTCAAAGATACAATCACCAACCAGGAATTGCTGGAGTTGGACTGTGACATCTTGGTACCGGCAGCGGTGGAAAACCAAATCACCGCATCCAATGCGCATCGTATCCGTGCCGATATTGTCGTTGAAGCGGCCAACGGACCGACCACCTTGGAAGCGACGCGTATCCTGCATGAGCGGGGAATTTTGCTCGTACCTGACGTGTTGGCCAGTGCTGGCGGTGTGACGGTTTCGTATTTCGAATGGGTACAGAACAATCAGGGCTATTATTGGTCCGAGGAAGAAGTGGAGCGGAAACTGGAAGAAATCATGGTCAAAGCGTTTGAAAACGTCTACCATACAGCGCAATCCCGCAACGTGGACATGCGCCTTGCCGCATATATGGTGGGTGTTCGAAAAATGGCCGAAGCTTCCCGTTTCCGCGGTTGGGTATAA
- a CDS encoding YpdA family putative bacillithiol disulfide reductase, whose amino-acid sequence MEDMIIIGAGPCGLSVAVEAKNRGLSPLVIEKGCLVNSIYHFPTHMTFFSTPELLEIGDVPFVTAREKPTRHEALVYYRTVAEKFDLRIHTYEKVVRVEKGNDGIFDVQTEKNGRSLRYRTRHVVVATGYYDNPNLMGVPGEDLPKVHHYFEEGHPFSGLEVLVVGGKNSAVIAALELHRVGAKVTMSYRRSAFTDSVKAWLKPVIESAIRKGWINMYWNSEIREIKPDSVVLEQEGRRLEIANDVVFAMTGYRPDRSLMERLGVTFDPETGEPTHNPDTMETNVQGLYIAGVIAAGHDANKIFIENGRFHGAKIAEHISGKVSVS is encoded by the coding sequence ATGGAAGACATGATCATCATCGGAGCGGGACCATGCGGATTGTCTGTTGCGGTGGAAGCGAAAAACCGGGGACTTTCCCCGTTGGTGATCGAAAAAGGATGCTTGGTCAATTCGATTTATCATTTTCCTACACATATGACGTTTTTCAGTACCCCGGAATTGCTGGAGATCGGGGATGTGCCGTTCGTGACTGCACGTGAAAAGCCGACCCGTCACGAGGCGTTGGTCTATTATCGCACGGTAGCGGAGAAATTTGATTTACGCATCCATACGTACGAAAAAGTGGTGCGCGTGGAAAAAGGCAACGACGGCATTTTTGATGTGCAGACGGAGAAAAATGGCCGATCGCTCCGATATCGAACACGTCACGTCGTCGTTGCTACCGGTTATTACGACAACCCTAATCTGATGGGCGTACCCGGAGAAGATCTGCCCAAAGTGCACCATTATTTTGAAGAGGGACATCCGTTTTCCGGATTGGAAGTGCTGGTAGTTGGAGGGAAAAACTCGGCGGTTATCGCCGCGTTGGAGCTCCATCGAGTCGGGGCCAAGGTGACGATGTCCTATCGCCGCTCGGCGTTTACCGATAGTGTTAAAGCGTGGCTGAAGCCGGTAATCGAAAGTGCGATCCGCAAAGGATGGATCAATATGTATTGGAACAGCGAAATTCGTGAAATCAAACCGGATTCTGTCGTTCTTGAACAGGAGGGGCGGCGATTGGAAATTGCCAACGACGTGGTATTTGCGATGACCGGATACCGACCAGACCGTTCCCTGATGGAAAGATTGGGTGTGACGTTTGATCCGGAAACGGGAGAACCGACCCATAATCCCGACACGATGGAGACCAACGTACAGGGACTTTATATCGCGGGGGTAATCGCTGCCGGACATGACGCCAACAAGATCTTCATCGAAAACGGACGCTTCCATGGGGCAAAAATTGCCGAACACATATCGGGTAAAGTATCTGTATCGTAG
- the ypeB gene encoding germination protein YpeB yields the protein MYRRIAAILFPIAVIALIGTVVWGYQENQDKNSVLIKAENQYQRAFHELNFHMDQLQDELGKTLVLHTRPSMVNRLTNVWRLTYAAQSDLAQLPLTLMPFNKTEDFLSKVGNFTFHIGLRDLEKEPLTDKEWGTLRALYERASQVQTDLQKVQSQVLSRNLRWMDVELALATEGKKMDTTIIDGFRKVDKTMEGYSEVDWGPTINNQEAREKQQYVRLSGKPATVQEVKNKLAFVLGRPTTRGIVVTENRKGDFQTYSARLKREDGYMVYADFTKKGGYLVWLMFDRPVERQRLSIGEAQNRAARFLNRLGYPTMRAISYDSSQQTATFTYVHQERGALIYPESVTVKVALDNGEIMALQANDYVFNHPVMKQLHRPRLSAKQAEKAVNPRLNLEKSNLAVIYGEDGNPVLCYEFVGWLGDDQYRIFINADNGREEFVDKVKKADTSKL from the coding sequence GTGTACAGACGCATAGCCGCGATATTGTTTCCCATTGCCGTGATCGCGCTGATCGGTACGGTGGTGTGGGGTTATCAAGAGAATCAGGATAAGAATTCGGTACTCATCAAAGCGGAAAACCAGTATCAGCGGGCGTTTCACGAGCTTAACTTCCACATGGATCAATTGCAGGATGAATTGGGCAAAACGTTGGTTCTGCACACGCGACCGTCCATGGTCAACCGCTTAACCAATGTCTGGCGGCTCACTTATGCCGCACAGAGCGATCTTGCACAACTGCCTCTGACCTTGATGCCATTTAACAAGACAGAAGATTTTTTGTCCAAGGTGGGCAATTTCACTTTTCACATCGGATTGAGAGATCTTGAAAAAGAGCCGTTGACGGATAAAGAGTGGGGAACCCTTAGGGCATTGTATGAACGAGCCAGTCAGGTGCAGACGGATTTGCAAAAAGTGCAGTCCCAAGTGTTGTCGCGCAATTTACGTTGGATGGACGTGGAACTGGCGCTGGCCACGGAAGGGAAGAAGATGGACACGACCATCATTGACGGTTTCCGCAAAGTGGACAAAACGATGGAGGGTTATTCTGAAGTGGATTGGGGTCCCACCATCAACAACCAGGAAGCCAGGGAAAAACAACAATATGTGCGGCTTTCCGGAAAACCGGCAACGGTGCAGGAAGTGAAAAACAAGCTGGCGTTTGTATTGGGTCGGCCGACCACGAGGGGAATTGTGGTGACTGAAAACCGCAAAGGGGATTTTCAAACGTACTCCGCCCGTTTGAAGCGGGAGGACGGTTACATGGTATATGCGGACTTCACCAAAAAAGGTGGATATTTGGTGTGGTTGATGTTCGACAGACCGGTGGAGCGGCAACGGTTGTCAATCGGGGAAGCACAGAATCGAGCAGCGCGGTTTTTAAACCGGCTGGGCTATCCGACGATGCGGGCCATTTCGTATGATTCCTCGCAACAGACGGCCACCTTTACGTATGTCCATCAAGAACGGGGAGCGTTAATCTACCCGGAATCCGTCACGGTGAAGGTAGCGTTGGACAATGGAGAGATCATGGCGCTGCAGGCCAATGATTATGTATTCAATCATCCTGTGATGAAACAACTTCACCGTCCTCGTCTGTCTGCGAAGCAGGCGGAAAAGGCGGTCAACCCCCGGCTTAATTTGGAGAAGAGTAATCTGGCGGTCATCTACGGTGAAGACGGCAATCCCGTCCTGTGCTATGAGTTTGTCGGATGGTTGGGAGACGACCAGTACCGCATTTTCATCAATGCGGACAACGGACGGGAAGAATTCGTGGATAAGGTGAAAAAGGCGGATACGAGCAAGTTGTGA
- the cmk gene encoding (d)CMP kinase: protein MKSFSVAIDGPAGAGKSTVARKVAERLGLTYVDTGAMYRAITWKVLREQVDPSDEVAVTRLAQQAKIDIHPTDIWVDGVRVTEEIRSPEVTARVSAVARIPGVREALVEKQRAIAQTTGVVMDGRDIGTYVLPDADVKVFLTASIEERARRRHLEMMRRGFSADLEELKEAIRRRDEADTTREHAPLRKADDAVEIDTTSHSINDVVERILELCRTKVGGGE from the coding sequence ATGAAGTCTTTTTCAGTCGCGATCGACGGCCCGGCAGGTGCCGGGAAGAGTACGGTCGCCCGAAAAGTGGCGGAACGGCTGGGACTCACGTACGTCGATACTGGTGCCATGTATCGGGCGATCACTTGGAAAGTCCTGCGAGAGCAGGTGGATCCGTCGGATGAAGTGGCTGTGACGCGTTTGGCGCAGCAGGCCAAAATCGATATTCATCCGACAGACATTTGGGTGGATGGTGTCCGTGTAACCGAAGAGATCCGCTCCCCCGAGGTGACAGCTCGGGTGTCGGCAGTGGCCCGAATCCCCGGTGTCCGGGAGGCATTGGTGGAGAAACAACGGGCGATTGCACAAACGACCGGTGTCGTCATGGATGGCCGGGACATTGGCACCTATGTGTTGCCCGATGCAGATGTGAAAGTGTTTTTGACCGCTTCCATCGAGGAGCGTGCCCGTCGGCGTCATTTGGAAATGATGCGTCGCGGTTTTTCCGCGGATTTGGAGGAATTGAAAGAGGCGATTCGACGACGGGACGAAGCGGACACCACTCGCGAACACGCCCCTTTGCGCAAAGCGGATGACGCAGTGGAAATCGACACCACGTCCCATTCCATCAACGATGTGGTGGAACGAATCTTGGAACTCTGTCGAACCAAAGTGGGCGGTGGAGAGTAA
- a CDS encoding lysophospholipid acyltransferase family protein has protein sequence MLYPFARWVCRCFFALVYRWKVDGAHHIPADGPVIVCCNHIGNLDPPLVGSALQRKVHFMAKEELFRVPLLRQLIQALGAFPVKRGASDKRAIKHALALLEQNRVLVIFPEGTRSKTGELGEGRPGAAFLALKSNATVVPAAIIGPYRLFRPIRVRFGPPVDLTPWLETKVSTETTKEATKRIMQEIRRLIEEGSGR, from the coding sequence ATGTTATATCCTTTTGCGCGTTGGGTATGCCGATGTTTTTTCGCCTTGGTGTACCGTTGGAAAGTTGATGGGGCGCATCACATCCCTGCTGACGGCCCGGTTATCGTCTGTTGCAATCATATTGGAAATCTGGACCCTCCATTGGTTGGTTCAGCACTTCAGCGCAAGGTGCATTTCATGGCCAAAGAGGAGTTGTTTCGCGTACCGCTGCTCAGACAGTTGATTCAAGCTTTGGGAGCGTTTCCCGTCAAACGGGGAGCATCCGATAAACGCGCGATCAAGCATGCCCTGGCACTGTTGGAACAGAATCGGGTTTTGGTCATTTTTCCAGAAGGGACGCGATCGAAAACCGGGGAGTTGGGAGAAGGCCGACCTGGTGCGGCATTCCTCGCGTTGAAAAGCAATGCGACCGTCGTACCGGCAGCCATCATCGGCCCTTACCGATTGTTTCGTCCCATCCGCGTTCGTTTCGGTCCCCCCGTTGATCTGACACCATGGTTGGAGACCAAGGTAAGCACAGAGACGACCAAGGAAGCGACCAAACGGATCATGCAGGAAATCCGCCGTTTGATTGAGGAAGGTAGCGGACGATGA
- the rpsA gene encoding 30S ribosomal protein S1 — MVEEMKSEMAEVAPLKRGDVVKGKVTKVEDNQALVDVGYKFDGVIPISELSSLHVDRVSDVLQEGQEVEVKVLRVNDEEDKLILSKRAVDAERAWAELQRNFESGETLEATVADIVKGGLVVDVGVRGFIPASLVERHFVEDFSEYKGRTLPLKVIEIDPSKNKLILSHKAVLEEEAEKKKRATLESLQEGQVIEGTVQRITDFGAFVDIGGVDGLVHVSELAWNRVEHPSDVLAEGDKVQVKVLKVDRDNERISLSIKETQPGPWEKVGDEIKAGDVVTGTVKRLVSFGAFVEVYPGVEGLVHISQISRKHIATPAEVLEEGQEVRVKVLDMMPEQKRISLSIKDAEQEEARKELQNIDRNNNNGGLNVTLGDVFGDQLRRLK, encoded by the coding sequence ATGGTGGAAGAAATGAAATCCGAGATGGCAGAAGTGGCTCCGTTGAAGCGTGGGGATGTGGTCAAGGGCAAAGTGACCAAGGTGGAGGACAACCAGGCATTGGTGGACGTCGGATACAAATTTGACGGTGTGATCCCGATTTCCGAGTTGTCCAGCCTCCATGTGGATCGAGTGTCCGACGTTTTGCAGGAAGGACAGGAAGTGGAGGTCAAAGTGCTGCGCGTCAACGACGAGGAAGATAAATTGATCCTGTCCAAACGTGCGGTGGATGCCGAACGTGCTTGGGCAGAACTGCAACGAAATTTTGAATCCGGTGAAACGCTGGAAGCGACCGTGGCTGATATCGTCAAAGGCGGTCTGGTCGTAGACGTCGGCGTTCGCGGCTTTATCCCGGCCTCCTTGGTGGAGCGTCACTTTGTGGAAGATTTCTCCGAATACAAAGGACGCACCTTGCCGCTGAAAGTCATCGAAATCGATCCTTCCAAAAACAAGTTGATCCTATCCCATAAAGCGGTTTTGGAAGAGGAAGCCGAGAAGAAGAAACGGGCCACCCTTGAAAGCTTGCAGGAAGGCCAAGTGATCGAGGGGACGGTTCAACGGATTACTGACTTCGGCGCGTTCGTGGATATCGGGGGCGTGGATGGCCTGGTTCATGTGTCCGAGTTGGCTTGGAACCGGGTGGAACATCCGTCCGATGTGTTGGCCGAAGGTGACAAAGTACAGGTGAAAGTGCTCAAAGTGGATCGCGACAACGAGCGGATCAGCTTGAGCATCAAAGAGACGCAACCGGGTCCGTGGGAAAAAGTAGGGGATGAGATCAAAGCCGGCGATGTGGTTACCGGAACCGTGAAACGTCTGGTTTCCTTTGGCGCCTTTGTCGAGGTGTATCCGGGCGTGGAAGGATTGGTTCACATCTCGCAAATTTCCCGCAAGCATATTGCCACACCGGCGGAGGTATTGGAAGAAGGGCAAGAAGTGCGCGTCAAGGTGCTGGATATGATGCCGGAACAAAAACGGATCAGCCTCAGCATCAAGGATGCCGAACAGGAAGAAGCGCGCAAAGAATTGCAAAACATTGATCGCAACAACAATAATGGCGGATTGAATGTCACGTTGGGCGATGTGTTCGGTGACCAACTCCGTCGTTTGAAATAA
- a CDS encoding YphA family membrane protein, giving the protein MAPGIPAQLCVWTVWILSVTGWLPQIHQAFHVEDAKRFQRWLLSWGLVFPLEVQITPDVHIQLSWLWLASGFLVLLTKSDRHEWGKLLVSMAMTAVVFFLIREWSWTRPAFTGIWVHGGMLGLLWLLLWTGHKYWIDRTVAVLGGLLIADGIWLTLHRQMFRPLHIGDGAWMDTVVIFLTGWLIVHVCGKAAVDWVRVRLFRTTR; this is encoded by the coding sequence TTGGCACCGGGTATTCCGGCGCAACTTTGCGTCTGGACCGTATGGATTTTATCAGTCACCGGTTGGTTGCCGCAGATCCATCAAGCATTCCATGTGGAAGATGCAAAACGATTCCAAAGATGGTTATTGTCATGGGGATTGGTATTTCCGTTGGAAGTGCAAATCACGCCGGACGTGCATATTCAATTGTCTTGGTTGTGGTTGGCGTCGGGGTTTTTGGTGTTGTTGACCAAAAGCGACCGTCACGAATGGGGAAAGTTGTTGGTAAGTATGGCAATGACCGCTGTGGTTTTCTTCCTGATCAGGGAATGGTCCTGGACACGTCCGGCATTTACGGGCATCTGGGTTCATGGGGGCATGTTGGGCTTGCTATGGTTACTTCTGTGGACGGGGCATAAATACTGGATTGATCGAACAGTCGCTGTTCTGGGTGGGCTGTTGATCGCAGATGGAATATGGTTGACGCTTCATCGGCAGATGTTTCGGCCGCTTCATATCGGGGACGGGGCATGGATGGATACGGTGGTGATCTTTTTGACGGGATGGTTGATCGTGCATGTGTGTGGGAAAGCAGCGGTTGATTGGGTTCGTGTGCGGCTGTTTCGAACAACGCGTTGA
- a CDS encoding YIEGIA family protein, whose amino-acid sequence MIKGLMHLMHLDLYTWAVIIGVLAGFATRMLLLRTDYRQYPTYPHGHVIHLSLGLIAAGMGAVAVPALLDRNYTAITFLALAAQQFREVRNMERETMSKLDHMELVPRGASYIEGIAMVFEGRNYLVIFSSFITSLAVVIIHHWYGGVIAGLVMIFVASRLRTGRFLREIAEIRLGTLRWEGANLFVDDIHLMNVGLKKDRERIGQHGVGVVVQPLSADSVITLANMGQRQAILHDVSATLGVYRDTGEAGLVPIAKRKLEDGRLGILVLPQEKDEHKIIDAVGRVPVLESAVRMPTETLHHINSSDRRGWS is encoded by the coding sequence ATGATAAAAGGGCTGATGCACCTAATGCACTTGGATCTATACACATGGGCGGTGATCATCGGAGTGTTGGCCGGTTTTGCGACACGGATGCTCTTGTTGCGGACGGATTATCGGCAGTACCCCACATATCCGCACGGGCACGTAATCCATTTGTCGTTGGGGCTGATCGCAGCTGGCATGGGTGCTGTCGCTGTTCCCGCATTGTTGGACCGCAACTATACGGCGATCACGTTTTTGGCCCTGGCAGCACAACAATTTCGCGAAGTGCGCAACATGGAACGGGAAACGATGTCCAAATTGGATCATATGGAACTGGTGCCGCGCGGCGCTTCCTATATCGAGGGAATCGCCATGGTATTTGAGGGGCGAAACTATCTGGTTATTTTTTCGTCGTTTATCACATCCCTTGCTGTGGTGATCATTCATCACTGGTACGGTGGTGTGATCGCGGGATTGGTCATGATCTTTGTAGCATCTCGCTTGCGAACCGGGAGATTCCTACGGGAAATTGCCGAAATCCGTCTCGGAACCCTTCGTTGGGAGGGGGCTAACTTGTTTGTGGATGACATTCATTTGATGAACGTGGGGCTGAAAAAGGACCGGGAGCGGATTGGTCAACACGGAGTGGGTGTGGTGGTTCAGCCGTTGAGTGCTGATAGTGTGATTACATTGGCCAATATGGGACAACGTCAGGCCATTTTACACGATGTTTCGGCCACGCTGGGGGTTTACCGAGATACCGGGGAGGCTGGGCTGGTGCCGATCGCCAAAAGGAAGTTGGAGGACGGTCGATTGGGAATTCTGGTGCTGCCGCAAGAAAAGGATGAGCATAAAATCATCGACGCCGTGGGTCGTGTACCGGTGCTGGAAAGTGCTGTCCGTATGCCGACGGAGACCCTCCATCACATCAATTCGTCAGACAGGCGGGGATGGTCATGA
- a CDS encoding capping complex subunit for YIEGIA has translation MIDITIAQSILAVVSCKPDRVGNGAVPVFLAQSIEEVQKLGATLGQILDGMVHELEPETIIVVRHS, from the coding sequence ATGATCGATATCACCATTGCACAATCCATATTGGCCGTTGTTTCCTGTAAACCTGACCGTGTAGGCAATGGCGCGGTTCCCGTATTTTTGGCGCAATCAATAGAAGAGGTGCAGAAGCTGGGTGCGACTCTGGGTCAAATATTGGACGGTATGGTACATGAATTAGAGCCGGAGACTATCATCGTCGTGAGGCATTCATGA
- a CDS encoding DUF3189 family protein — MNIIYHCYGSAHSSVIAAAIHLGKLPDSRVPGVREIMTLPDFDRSDDRYLGSLFYKGKDEKGFCVYTLGLGGQSAEALQTIKSMLALAGAEPESFHFVGALNCITFMTKVGGALSRRYGLRFIGRPIAAWGVTRSYPMLVSLVKQVKQQLHGAGEVGI; from the coding sequence GTGAACATCATCTATCATTGTTACGGCAGTGCACATTCTTCCGTTATCGCCGCCGCGATTCATTTGGGGAAACTGCCGGATTCACGGGTTCCCGGCGTGCGCGAGATTATGACATTACCCGATTTCGACCGATCCGACGACCGATATCTCGGGTCTCTTTTCTACAAAGGAAAGGACGAAAAAGGGTTTTGCGTATATACATTGGGCTTGGGTGGCCAGTCCGCGGAAGCGCTTCAAACGATCAAGTCCATGTTGGCGTTGGCGGGGGCCGAACCCGAGTCCTTTCACTTTGTGGGCGCGTTGAATTGTATCACATTTATGACTAAAGTGGGAGGAGCATTGTCAAGGCGTTATGGCCTCCGTTTCATCGGCCGGCCAATCGCTGCTTGGGGTGTCACACGCAGTTACCCGATGTTGGTCTCTTTGGTGAAACAGGTTAAACAGCAGTTACATGGAGCGGGAGAAGTCGGGATTTGA